In Helicobacter sp. MIT 05-5293, the DNA window CACAATAAAAAAATAGAATCTCATAATCCCAACAAAAATACACTATCACACACACCCATACATCATCTTATCTTAAGCTATGAGAATATCCCTGCAGAATTAGCATGGGAGATGAATGTGCCTTTAGTTTGGGGATATAATGGCATTTGGCTTTATAATAGCTGTGCGGGCGGAGAAGCAACAGAAACTTTCTTTCATCATTGTGAAGGTATTGAATTTTACACCGTGTGTTGGAAATTTGGAGATTACAAAAGTGCTTATATTGATTTGTATCAGCATTATTTGCAAGGCAAAAATATCCTCTTTTCTTTCAATGCTTGGCAAAAGGGTGCAGAAAAATTTGCTCACCTGCTTGATAAAAAAGTCCCTATTTTTAGCGTTACTCGGGATTATATCAGTCGTCTAAAGACAGGTGTTAATCATATCAGTGGCACAGAGCCGATAACTGATAAATTTAAGAATCTCTCTTTAAATAGTGAAATCATTTTCCCTCAAATCCATTATCGCGGAGCTTACAAAATGAAACCCGATATAGACATTCTCCAAACACTTGATAATTTTTCACTTCAGTGGGGGGATTTTGGAGGGCTTAGACTTAGGCTTGATTGGCTCAAAAATGCAACTTCCGATATTCATTTTATCCCTATTGATGAGATTAGCGGGGACAAAGCTTTTCATACATTTGTGAATCTCTCAAAGAAACTACACTTCAATGTGCCAAACAATCCCAAAGCCTTTAGTGGCAAAGTCAATCGGTATGAGGGTTTATTGATGTTGCCTTGCACTTTAAGAGCAAATACCAAAGATATTGACAAAAATGCACAAGAAGCACAAATCGAAATACTTATCACGACCCACCAATTAACCCCCAATAATGATCATAAACTCACAGATATGACAAATTTTATAGGTATTGATACACCACAAAAGAATCTTGTTTTGTATATAAAACAAGAGGAATTTAGAATCTTGACAGAAAACAAACTTTTATTTGATGCTGTCCAAAGTTATTTCCAGAGATACTTTCACGCATTGCAAAGCTATATTGAGAATCTGAAAAATAATCTTTTTAGCGAGCAAGATATATTGAATTATTTAAAGAATAATCCACAACTTGCCTTAGCGTTTAAAAAACAGATTCAAGAGGATATTACGCTTATCAAATCCCACCGCTCTGATATTATAGAATCATGGAAGTATTATCAAGAGTTTGAAAGAATATGCAAGGAACTAGAAGAAAACGATAATCACTAAGCGCAGATTCTGTGATTATTTATTGCTTGAGCTTGCGAGCCTTCTCCAAAATGTCTGACATTGTTTTCTTGCCCTCGAGCAAATCCAATCTCTCTACTTCTTCCAAAACCTTTGCAGTTAATACAAAAAGTGCCTGCGGTATCACTTGATTAATCTCTGCTTGACGATAAAGCTCCCTTGCCAAAGGGGGATTTTCTATGATTCTAATATCATATTCACGCGCGACACTTTTGATACGGACAGCTAGCTCATCGACACCCTTAGCAACGACAACGGGCGGCATATGATGCTCAATCTCTTTTTCACCATACCGAATCGCTACGGCATAGTGCGTAGGGTTTGTAATCACTACTGATGCAGTAGGTATTTCTTGCATCATACGCCTACTTGCAAGTTTTTGCTGCATTTGTCGTATTTTAGCCTTGATCTCTGGGCTTTGCTCGTATTGCTTATACTCTTCTTTGACTTCTTTGACACTCATTTTTAAGCTTTTTGTGTATTGATAACGTTTGATCAGATAATCACTCACAGCCATCACAAAAAACAAAATCAACAACACCCCAATCAGAATCAAAGCTTTTTGCCTAAACCACATTATTTGTCCATACAAACCCGACATAGAGACGCTTGGCAATTCATTAAAAAAGCTCACAAATACAGCAAATGCCACAATAAAAGCAACAAAAACTTTGAGCGTAATCATAAAACCATCAAGGAGTTTTTTGAGTGAAATCACATTTTTTACACCCGAAATAGGATTGAGCTTTGAAAGTTTGGGTTTAATCACCTTTGGAGAAAAAAGAAGCCCAAATTGTGCGACATTAGCAATAATACCTGTAATCATCAATGCAAGAAACAAAGGAGCTAACATCACAAACACTTCAAAGGCAATGCTTAACATCAGATTCCCTAAAATGCGCCTATCGACATCGAGATTAAAAAGTGCATTGACATGGACGAAGATTTTTTGCGCTCCCTCCACCCAATAAGGAATGAGGAAAAACATCATACCCAAACCCACCAATAAAATAAAAAATCCCACCATTTCGGGACTTTTACCGACATTTCCCTCCTCACGAGCCTTTTGGATTTTGTGAGCGGAAGGGGCTTGGGTTTTTTCTTCATCATCAGCCATCATAAACTCCTATTGTTGCAACATTTGATGATGTTGAAGTGCCAAAAGATAATCATGCTTTGTGTTGATATTCAAACATTCTTCCTCGCTTGCCTGAATACCTTGATGAGTATGCGTAGCCACAATGCGATGAAGTGCATAATCTTGAGAATCCAAAGCCCGCTCAAGCGCACTAAGCATCGTAGAGTGCCATTTAGAGATAAGATAATGAGCCTTATGCAATGTTTGTGCATAAACAATATCTGCTTGAGTTTGCGCGATTGCATGAAAAGTTTGCGATGTTACAAAGGGTGTATCCACACTGACAAAACATATCTCTTGAGCATCTTTGAGAGACATAAAAGCATTATAGATTCCGACCATAGGTGCAAAAACTGATTCAGATTCAATCAAAAACGATGCGTCAAATGCAAATTTATCTTGTGTCTTGGCACTGATATAGACTTGCTCAAAAATACTGCTTAAATGGCGTAAAGTCCATTGGGTTAGACTGATCCCTCCCAGATTCATTTGTGTTTTGTCCTCTCCCATTCGTGAGCTTTTGCCTCCTGCTAAAATCACGCAAGGAATGTGAATCTTGTCCATAAAAAACCTTAAAAACCTTTGTATTTTGTTGCGCATTATATCTTTTTTTGTATGATTTTGTTTCAATAAAATTAAACTCAATATGGAAATAAAATGCTTATAGACACCTTTGGACGCACTATTGATTATTTACGCGTATCCGTAACTAAACAATGTAATTTCCGATGCCAATATTGTATGCCCCACACACCAAAAGATTTTGTTGATAAAAGTGCCTTGCCTTTGCCTCAAATGCTAGAATTTATCAAAATCGCCATTGATAATGGCATCAAAAAGATTCGTATCACCGGTGGAGAGCCACTCTTAAGACCAGACTTAAGTGAATTTATCGGGGGGATTTTCACCTACAAAAAAGATATTGAAATCACACTTACTACTAATGCTTTTTTTCTTTACAAATACGCAGCAAGTCTCAAAGATGCGGGATTATCGCGGATTAATATCTCTCTTGATTCTCTCAAACCTCAACGCATTAAAGAAATCTCCCAATGCGATGCCCTCCCACAGATTCTCAAGGGCATCGATGAAGCGCATCGTGTAGGGTTAGGCATCAAAATCAATATGGTGCCACTTTTAGGCATCAATGATGATGAAATCATCGACATCTTGGAGTTTGGCAAACAAAACGGCTACCTTGTGCG includes these proteins:
- a CDS encoding DUF2972 domain-containing protein, whose protein sequence is HNKKIESHNPNKNTLSHTPIHHLILSYENIPAELAWEMNVPLVWGYNGIWLYNSCAGGEATETFFHHCEGIEFYTVCWKFGDYKSAYIDLYQHYLQGKNILFSFNAWQKGAEKFAHLLDKKVPIFSVTRDYISRLKTGVNHISGTEPITDKFKNLSLNSEIIFPQIHYRGAYKMKPDIDILQTLDNFSLQWGDFGGLRLRLDWLKNATSDIHFIPIDEISGDKAFHTFVNLSKKLHFNVPNNPKAFSGKVNRYEGLLMLPCTLRANTKDIDKNAQEAQIEILITTHQLTPNNDHKLTDMTNFIGIDTPQKNLVLYIKQEEFRILTENKLLFDAVQSYFQRYFHALQSYIENLKNNLFSEQDILNYLKNNPQLALAFKKQIQEDITLIKSHRSDIIESWKYYQEFERICKELEENDNH
- the flhB gene encoding flagellar biosynthesis protein FlhB, producing MADDEEKTQAPSAHKIQKAREEGNVGKSPEMVGFFILLVGLGMMFFLIPYWVEGAQKIFVHVNALFNLDVDRRILGNLMLSIAFEVFVMLAPLFLALMITGIIANVAQFGLLFSPKVIKPKLSKLNPISGVKNVISLKKLLDGFMITLKVFVAFIVAFAVFVSFFNELPSVSMSGLYGQIMWFRQKALILIGVLLILFFVMAVSDYLIKRYQYTKSLKMSVKEVKEEYKQYEQSPEIKAKIRQMQQKLASRRMMQEIPTASVVITNPTHYAVAIRYGEKEIEHHMPPVVVAKGVDELAVRIKSVAREYDIRIIENPPLARELYRQAEINQVIPQALFVLTAKVLEEVERLDLLEGKKTMSDILEKARKLKQ
- the mobA gene encoding molybdenum cofactor guanylyltransferase MobA, producing MDKIHIPCVILAGGKSSRMGEDKTQMNLGGISLTQWTLRHLSSIFEQVYISAKTQDKFAFDASFLIESESVFAPMVGIYNAFMSLKDAQEICFVSVDTPFVTSQTFHAIAQTQADIVYAQTLHKAHYLISKWHSTMLSALERALDSQDYALHRIVATHTHQGIQASEEECLNINTKHDYLLALQHHQMLQQ
- the moaA gene encoding GTP 3',8-cyclase MoaA, whose product is MLIDTFGRTIDYLRVSVTKQCNFRCQYCMPHTPKDFVDKSALPLPQMLEFIKIAIDNGIKKIRITGGEPLLRPDLSEFIGGIFTYKKDIEITLTTNAFFLYKYAASLKDAGLSRINISLDSLKPQRIKEISQCDALPQILKGIDEAHRVGLGIKINMVPLLGINDDEIIDILEFGKQNGYLVRFIEFMENTHANAAIKGLSSKDILRIIATKYSFELLQKEHFGPAKIYALSQNAPHTQKAYAFGIISPHEDDFCQSCNRIRLTSDGVICPCLYYQESVSLKEAILANDTAQMQKLLEIAIKNKPEKNQWDTNMVESKHSARAFYYTGG